Proteins encoded by one window of Candidatus Odinarchaeum yellowstonii:
- a CDS encoding radical SAM protein yields MSLIYGPLPSWRFGRSLGVDATTLPKKCSYSCIYCQLGRTELYVSQPESIQSQLPTPSQIREALEKYLESVELDSIDIVTISGTGEPTLNLSLSEIVDNIRSVIGGKPLGILTNASLIPREDVFNALLKFDFVSAKFDAGDEKAYRIINRPCKGLPSFEEIKNSIKQLVHRCKGVVALETMLLRTSRGFSNIEGEHYQSLIENILDIKPHIVQLYTPWRPAAEDYVQQATAAEIQKAAADLAVKLGREKLWVYGEHDERGKRVKWKSIVNAEKTITELLKRRPCRISDITFDLNLPLGVVVESLKRLQEENKLESRKVDGEVFYNIK; encoded by the coding sequence TTGAGCTTGATTTACGGCCCCCTTCCCTCCTGGAGGTTCGGGCGCTCTCTAGGCGTTGACGCTACCACGCTTCCTAAGAAATGCAGCTACTCCTGTATATACTGTCAGCTGGGTAGAACAGAATTATATGTCTCCCAGCCTGAGAGTATTCAAAGCCAGCTACCCACCCCCAGTCAAATACGTGAAGCATTAGAGAAATACTTGGAGAGCGTTGAATTAGATTCAATAGATATCGTTACAATCTCCGGGACAGGGGAGCCTACACTTAATCTTTCCCTCTCAGAGATCGTGGATAATATTAGAAGCGTGATAGGCGGTAAGCCTTTAGGTATTTTAACTAACGCTTCGCTAATACCCAGGGAGGATGTCTTCAACGCGCTGCTTAAATTCGATTTCGTAAGCGCGAAATTCGACGCCGGCGATGAAAAAGCTTATAGAATCATTAACAGACCGTGTAAGGGTCTTCCAAGCTTTGAAGAGATAAAAAACAGTATTAAACAATTGGTTCATAGATGTAAAGGTGTAGTCGCCTTGGAGACTATGCTTTTAAGAACCAGCCGCGGGTTCTCAAATATTGAAGGCGAGCACTACCAGAGTTTAATAGAGAATATTTTAGATATAAAACCGCATATCGTTCAACTCTACACGCCTTGGAGGCCGGCTGCTGAAGACTATGTTCAACAAGCCACTGCCGCTGAGATTCAAAAAGCCGCAGCTGATTTAGCGGTTAAACTCGGTAGAGAGAAACTCTGGGTTTACGGTGAACATGATGAGCGGGGCAAGCGGGTTAAATGGAAGAGCATTGTGAACGCGGAGAAAACGATTACAGAACTTCTTAAAAGAAGGCCTTGTAGAATATCGGATATAACTTTTGATTTAAATCTCCCTTTAGGTGTGGTAGTGGAGTCTTTGAAGCGCTTACAGGAAGAGAATAAATTGGAATCCAGAAAGGTAGATGGCGAAGTATTTTATAATATAAAATAA
- a CDS encoding NifB/NifX family molybdenum-iron cluster-binding protein, whose protein sequence is MVKTIIVIPVEEDKGDNSKLSQHFGRAPYLAIVEIKENNQYTIQIKPNSSQHFGGYGLPSENILKYKPDAVITYGMGPRAIQILSSNNVEILSATSPTLKENIEKYLKGQLKNQVEPCDHPHRK, encoded by the coding sequence GTGGTTAAAACGATAATAGTAATACCAGTAGAAGAAGATAAAGGAGATAACTCGAAGCTAAGCCAGCATTTTGGAAGAGCACCATACCTGGCAATAGTAGAGATAAAAGAAAACAACCAGTACACTATCCAGATTAAACCTAACAGTAGCCAACACTTCGGCGGCTACGGGCTCCCCTCTGAAAACATATTAAAGTATAAACCTGACGCGGTAATAACCTACGGCATGGGCCCCCGCGCAATACAAATACTCTCCTCAAACAACGTGGAAATCCTATCCGCTACAAGCCCCACACTGAAAGAAAACATAGAAAAATATCTTAAAGGCCAATTAAAAAACCAGGTGGAACCCTGCGATCACCCACACCGCAAGTAA
- a CDS encoding DUF134 domain-containing protein, with translation MGYRWRRCCRGRPPKERQLSPGHCPKKFIYENTPNQEVTLYYDELEAIKLVDLDGLSQEEAGQKMNISRGTIWRLLQQAHRKIAEALTTGKTITIKPNNTNQEQTP, from the coding sequence ATGGGCTACAGATGGAGAAGATGCTGCCGCGGCAGACCCCCGAAAGAAAGACAGCTAAGCCCCGGCCACTGCCCTAAAAAATTCATATACGAAAACACACCAAACCAAGAAGTAACCCTATACTACGATGAACTAGAAGCCATAAAACTAGTAGACCTAGACGGCCTATCCCAGGAAGAAGCAGGACAAAAAATGAACATAAGCCGCGGAACCATCTGGCGACTACTACAACAAGCCCACAGAAAAATAGCTGAAGCCCTAACAACAGGAAAAACCATCACAATAAAACCAAACAACACAAACCAAGAACAAACCCCGTAA
- a CDS encoding site-specific DNA-methyltransferase has protein sequence MPVERPNLPFQIVETINKPRIKGGITAPLFPEGEWPKDYPKDWKNMLIWGDNKLVMSSLIKQGWTGKINLIYIDPPFYTGEDFTVRTKIGDEEIEKEPSIIEERAYKDTWSGGIASYLKYMYERLVLMRELLSENGSIYVHLDWHVVHYVKVMMDEIFGYENFRREIIWDLGAPSGFKSLAANWIRGHDTLLFYTRSNNFIFNKIYLPYSKEDLQKYPEKAERKGLAITDVWKDIAPAQKWGKEKVEHTGIETQKPELLLKRIILASSNFGDIVADFFCGSGTTLAVAEKLGRRWIGCDLSKFAIQVTKKKLLDIHNSRDLLNENKKEYGKPARPFELWNIGNYETIYWQERQDEYISFMLKLYQAQSLTGFRYLHGRKGDRAVHIGPLNAPVTMDEVEKVVIECRSNNFNKADILGWEWSYEVNELAKTFSKKSGVDLRLMQIPSVNEIKCSLADFDLQLLKIGEDIVEKELSKYVKFPEVAYLELETKVKENEVTLKIIDFQLAPTKELAEIASKVNDSRELIDYWAIDWDYKGDTFHNQWQSFRLKKNPRVDYKAVHKYEVGGEYQIMVKVIDVFGNDTNKVLKVKVK, from the coding sequence GTGCCTGTTGAAAGGCCTAATCTGCCGTTTCAGATAGTTGAAACTATAAATAAACCGAGAATTAAAGGTGGAATAACTGCTCCACTTTTCCCAGAAGGTGAGTGGCCAAAGGATTACCCAAAGGACTGGAAGAACATGCTTATTTGGGGGGATAACAAACTTGTGATGAGTTCTTTAATCAAACAGGGCTGGACTGGAAAAATCAATCTTATTTATATAGATCCGCCGTTTTATACTGGTGAGGATTTTACTGTTAGGACTAAAATTGGTGATGAAGAAATAGAAAAAGAGCCGTCAATAATAGAAGAACGGGCTTATAAAGACACCTGGAGCGGCGGCATCGCTTCTTATCTTAAATATATGTACGAGCGATTGGTTTTGATGAGAGAGCTTCTATCTGAAAACGGTTCTATATATGTTCATCTTGATTGGCATGTAGTCCATTATGTTAAGGTCATGATGGATGAGATTTTTGGATATGAAAATTTTCGAAGGGAGATAATATGGGATTTAGGGGCCCCTTCTGGATTTAAATCATTAGCAGCAAATTGGATTAGAGGACACGATACTCTATTATTTTATACTAGGAGTAATAATTTTATATTTAATAAAATTTATCTGCCATATTCAAAGGAAGATTTACAAAAATATCCAGAAAAAGCTGAACGTAAAGGTTTAGCGATCACGGACGTATGGAAAGACATAGCGCCTGCCCAAAAATGGGGAAAAGAAAAAGTAGAGCATACTGGAATAGAAACGCAAAAACCTGAGTTATTATTAAAACGAATTATTCTAGCTTCCTCTAATTTTGGTGATATTGTAGCTGATTTCTTTTGTGGTTCTGGCACCACCTTGGCAGTGGCAGAGAAATTAGGTAGACGTTGGATTGGTTGTGATTTATCTAAATTTGCTATTCAAGTTACAAAAAAGAAATTGCTGGATATACATAATTCAAGAGATTTATTAAATGAAAATAAGAAAGAATATGGAAAACCGGCAAGACCTTTTGAACTGTGGAATATCGGAAACTATGAAACTATTTATTGGCAGGAAAGACAGGATGAATATATTTCCTTTATGTTAAAACTTTATCAAGCTCAGTCTTTGACAGGGTTTAGATATTTGCACGGAAGAAAAGGTGATAGAGCAGTTCATATAGGTCCTTTAAACGCCCCTGTAACAATGGATGAGGTAGAAAAAGTTGTAATTGAATGTAGGAGCAACAATTTTAACAAGGCAGATATTTTAGGCTGGGAATGGAGTTATGAAGTGAATGAGCTTGCGAAAACTTTTTCTAAGAAGAGTGGTGTTGATTTACGGCTTATGCAGATTCCATCGGTAAATGAGATTAAATGCTCGCTTGCGGATTTTGATTTGCAATTGTTAAAAATAGGAGAGGATATTGTTGAGAAAGAACTATCAAAGTATGTAAAATTTCCAGAGGTTGCATATCTTGAACTTGAGACGAAGGTAAAAGAAAATGAAGTAACGCTGAAAATAATTGATTTCCAACTTGCACCAACTAAAGAACTTGCAGAAATTGCTAGTAAGGTAAATGATTCAAGAGAATTGATAGATTACTGGGCGATTGATTGGGATTACAAAGGTGATACATTTCATAATCAATGGCAAAGCTTCAGATTAAAGAAGAATCCTAGAGTTGATTATAAGGCTGTACATAAGTATGAAGTGGGAGGTGAATATCAAATAATGGTCAAGGTGATAGATGTATTTGGAAATGATACAAACAAAGTTTTAAAGGTGAAAGTAAAATGA
- a CDS encoding DEAD/DEAH box helicase family protein: MVNKLRRVVFNWREQGYPGVTSTTKRLLKYWFEEDHLVKNEPFKFWFCQREAIETLIYVYEVVKARNFIDMAREFGEGPIQGYDPSYDKYPLYAFKMATGSGKTYVMALTIVWSYFNYKKENKEEYTSKFLLIAGEKNVIYDRLTRDFRDGKIFRELPLIPPEWQEEFDLNIILKEDSIHTIPDSVLFLTNIQQLEEKRNKREEVEEYVDDTLRLEEVKRHDIYQENRIKEVLTSCPNIMILKDEAHHIYSFEKAWKKILLDLHKNLESRYDKGINMELDFSATPKTETGALFPWVIVDFSLKEAIEMNIVKLPLKGVVKCAEEIASKKVVERYQAWINAGIRRWREYKDKLKPLSKKPILFFQCPDNEQADEIYNYLNSIPDLKDKVLLIHTDSTGEVRKSDLPRAREFAKNIDYPDEERNPYEVIVSTLMLNEGWDVRNVNVIVGLRPYTSERGVLPEQVIGRGLRKMFPEENASIENSINILEIIGPPGLMKIISELESQEGLKIAEFDAGQPPNLQTIFIDENKLDKDISIPILSPRIIVKEFYLNEIEFNKLPPLLIPLENKVLEMEYVAIDMLRGMEVIKRKWDLPVPKDPKSVIAYYTDQILKQLKIGGAFSTFHSLVKKYVIEKLFDTHISLDDPRVLYNLSSPSVQERIIKIFVETFKDMTFTEREPEKKDFIRLSGTRPFVWSKLVYPAEKCIFNYVPCDNDFEMDFAKFLNESEDVLAFSKIVPKIGFFIEYRDSDGNLRFYYPDFLIKLNNNEYLIIETKGLEDIDVEYKDKRIILWCEDATKLTENQWSFNRISQKDFEKYRFKNIQELLSTFK, translated from the coding sequence TTGGTTAATAAACTTCGTAGGGTTGTATTTAATTGGAGAGAACAAGGGTATCCGGGCGTCACATCTACAACAAAGAGACTTCTTAAATATTGGTTTGAAGAAGATCATTTAGTTAAAAATGAGCCTTTTAAATTCTGGTTTTGCCAAAGAGAAGCAATTGAAACCTTGATTTATGTTTATGAAGTAGTAAAGGCGAGAAATTTTATTGATATGGCTAGAGAATTCGGAGAGGGACCAATACAGGGTTATGACCCCTCTTATGATAAATACCCTCTTTATGCTTTTAAGATGGCTACAGGTTCAGGCAAAACCTATGTAATGGCCTTAACTATAGTTTGGAGTTATTTCAATTATAAGAAAGAAAATAAAGAAGAGTATACTTCCAAGTTTCTTCTTATTGCTGGTGAGAAAAATGTCATATATGATAGACTCACTCGCGATTTCAGGGATGGAAAAATCTTCAGAGAGCTGCCGCTTATTCCACCAGAATGGCAAGAAGAATTTGACCTGAATATAATTCTTAAGGAGGACTCGATTCATACTATACCCGATAGCGTTTTGTTTTTAACTAATATTCAGCAATTGGAAGAAAAAAGAAATAAGCGAGAAGAAGTTGAAGAGTATGTCGATGATACTTTGCGGCTTGAAGAAGTAAAGCGGCATGATATATATCAGGAAAACAGAATAAAAGAGGTCTTAACATCCTGTCCTAATATAATGATTTTGAAAGACGAGGCTCACCACATATATAGCTTTGAAAAAGCATGGAAGAAAATACTCCTAGATCTTCATAAAAATTTGGAATCTCGATATGATAAAGGTATTAATATGGAACTCGATTTTTCTGCTACACCTAAAACTGAAACGGGTGCATTGTTTCCTTGGGTCATTGTTGACTTCTCATTGAAAGAAGCCATTGAAATGAACATCGTAAAATTACCTTTAAAAGGAGTAGTAAAATGTGCTGAAGAAATCGCTTCCAAGAAAGTAGTTGAAAGATATCAAGCGTGGATTAATGCTGGCATAAGAAGGTGGCGGGAGTATAAGGATAAACTGAAACCACTATCTAAGAAACCTATACTGTTTTTTCAATGCCCAGACAATGAACAAGCAGACGAAATTTATAACTATCTTAATTCTATACCTGACCTCAAAGATAAAGTATTATTGATACATACAGATAGCACTGGCGAGGTTAGAAAGTCAGATTTACCCCGAGCGAGAGAATTTGCAAAGAATATTGATTATCCTGATGAGGAGAGAAATCCTTACGAGGTAATAGTAAGCACTCTAATGCTAAACGAGGGGTGGGATGTGAGAAACGTGAATGTGATTGTTGGACTTAGGCCATATACTTCGGAAAGAGGCGTTCTCCCAGAGCAGGTCATTGGTAGAGGTTTAAGAAAAATGTTTCCTGAAGAAAATGCAAGCATTGAAAACTCGATAAATATCCTTGAGATTATTGGCCCTCCTGGTTTGATGAAAATTATTTCAGAATTGGAGTCTCAAGAGGGTCTCAAAATTGCTGAGTTCGATGCTGGACAGCCCCCTAATCTACAAACGATATTTATTGATGAAAATAAACTAGATAAGGACATCTCTATACCCATTCTATCCCCGCGAATTATCGTAAAGGAATTTTATTTGAACGAAATTGAGTTTAATAAATTACCTCCTCTTTTGATACCATTAGAAAACAAAGTCTTAGAGATGGAGTATGTCGCTATAGACATGTTAAGAGGAATGGAGGTAATTAAAAGAAAATGGGATCTGCCTGTTCCTAAGGATCCAAAAAGTGTTATTGCATATTATACAGATCAAATACTTAAACAATTAAAAATAGGGGGAGCTTTTTCAACGTTCCACTCTCTTGTGAAGAAATATGTTATAGAAAAATTATTCGACACGCATATAAGCCTTGATGACCCAAGGGTTCTCTATAATTTAAGCTCCCCAAGTGTTCAAGAGCGGATAATTAAGATATTCGTAGAAACGTTCAAAGATATGACCTTTACTGAGAGGGAACCTGAAAAAAAGGATTTTATTAGGTTGTCAGGTACAAGACCCTTCGTCTGGTCAAAATTAGTTTACCCCGCTGAGAAATGTATCTTCAATTATGTTCCATGTGATAATGATTTTGAGATGGATTTTGCCAAATTCTTAAATGAGTCAGAAGATGTACTAGCTTTTAGCAAAATCGTTCCAAAAATTGGTTTCTTTATTGAATATAGAGATTCAGATGGAAATCTTAGGTTTTATTATCCAGATTTTCTCATAAAATTAAATAACAATGAATATTTGATTATAGAAACCAAAGGCCTTGAGGATATAGATGTCGAATATAAAGATAAAAGAATTATATTGTGGTGTGAGGATGCCACCAAATTAACCGAAAATCAATGGTCATTTAATCGAATAAGTCAAAAAGATTTTGAGAAATATAGATTTAAAAATATTCAAGAATTACTTTCGACATTTAAATGA
- a CDS encoding DUF2283 domain-containing protein, translating into MKIRYDSEVDILTLEVSEAAIDYAEEVGG; encoded by the coding sequence ATGAAAATAAGATATGATTCGGAAGTAGATATATTAACTTTAGAGGTTTCAGAGGCGGCGATAGATTATGCTGAAGAGGTTGGGGGGTGA
- a CDS encoding DUF86 domain-containing protein: MNNSEKVYATIYCPQIIGEAVKNIPESIKANYPEIPWQEIAGMRDRLIHRYFTVDFEKVWQTIKKDIIDLEKIVSKILKELQYNKL, from the coding sequence ATCAATAATAGTGAAAAAGTATATGCTACGATATATTGTCCACAGATTATAGGCGAAGCTGTCAAAAATATACCTGAAAGCATTAAAGCAAATTATCCAGAAATTCCATGGCAGGAAATAGCGGGTATGAGAGATAGATTAATTCACAGATATTTCACTGTTGATTTTGAAAAAGTATGGCAGACAATAAAAAAAGATATTATAGATTTAGAAAAAATAGTTTCCAAAATATTAAAAGAACTTCAGTATAATAAATTATGA
- a CDS encoding PadR family transcriptional regulator: MCGPNKFMHWTRHMATVPKGFLRYQVLKLLAEKPLSGKEIMDKIQEQTEGRWTPSPGSIYPLLALLEDYGYIQQLPKDETGRKPYQITEEGRKFLQEQEKQREEYNQTSLGLFTPFIFNHTCPQIDTQQAQQIRENMRKIFQTLFTLRQHLTQKPTNQKIQKIIEILQKITETLQKETEKLKEE, translated from the coding sequence ATGTGCGGACCAAACAAATTCATGCACTGGACCAGACACATGGCAACAGTCCCGAAAGGATTCCTAAGATACCAGGTCCTAAAACTCTTAGCGGAAAAACCCCTATCAGGAAAAGAAATAATGGATAAAATCCAAGAGCAAACAGAAGGCCGATGGACACCCAGCCCCGGCTCCATATACCCATTACTAGCATTACTAGAAGACTATGGATACATCCAGCAGCTACCAAAAGACGAAACAGGAAGAAAACCATACCAGATCACAGAAGAAGGCAGAAAATTCCTTCAAGAACAGGAAAAACAAAGAGAAGAATACAATCAAACAAGCCTAGGACTATTCACACCATTCATATTCAACCACACCTGCCCCCAAATAGACACCCAACAAGCCCAGCAAATAAGAGAAAACATGAGAAAAATATTCCAAACATTATTCACACTCAGACAACACCTAACACAAAAACCAACAAACCAGAAAATACAAAAAATCATCGAAATCCTACAAAAAATAACGGAAACACTACAAAAAGAAACAGAAAAACTAAAAGAAGAATAA
- the merA gene encoding mercury(II) reductase, translating into MKKYDLIILGGGSAGFAAAIEASNLSKKTALVEKGLLGGTCVNVGCVPSKYLLHVSQEYYLLKNKLLPEVHCENVFTDFSNVIERKNLLVESLRKTKYIEVLENLPGVTYIKGEAEFASKNTVKVDEKILKADKILISTGSTPNIPGFKGLDKIKYLTSVEALDLRHLPDSIIIIGGRALALEFAQIFSHLGSNVTILQRSERLLPRDEPEISSAVEKYLTEEGVVIQTGVKILEVSEKQGLKRVECSVKEERKVFEAEQLLMATGRRPNTESLKLGKAGVETVNGFIKINEYLQTTNPNIYAAGDCATSIMLETLAAKMGYTAIRNAFENANLTIDYKQVPSVVFTNPQVARVGYTEKEYVEKTGRCACRVIPISILPKAHIIGDLRGLIKMVIDPQTTQIVGVHIISPLAAEMIHEATLAVKNKLTISDLTDTVHVFPTFTEAVKLAAQSFTRDVSKLSCCVE; encoded by the coding sequence TTGAAGAAATATGATCTTATTATTTTAGGTGGGGGTTCAGCTGGTTTTGCCGCGGCTATCGAAGCCTCTAATCTAAGTAAAAAAACAGCGCTAGTAGAGAAGGGTTTACTAGGCGGCACCTGTGTGAACGTAGGCTGCGTTCCCTCAAAGTATCTTCTCCACGTAAGCCAGGAATACTATCTTTTAAAAAACAAGCTTTTACCGGAAGTTCACTGTGAAAACGTGTTCACGGATTTTTCAAATGTAATAGAGCGTAAAAATCTTTTAGTCGAGTCGCTGCGTAAAACTAAATATATAGAGGTCTTAGAGAACCTGCCTGGAGTCACTTACATTAAAGGGGAGGCGGAGTTCGCTTCGAAGAACACGGTTAAAGTAGACGAGAAAATTTTAAAAGCTGATAAAATTTTAATCTCAACCGGCTCCACACCTAACATACCAGGTTTCAAAGGATTAGATAAAATAAAATATCTTACAAGCGTTGAAGCCTTAGATCTTAGACACCTCCCCGACTCTATCATAATAATCGGGGGCAGAGCCTTAGCCTTAGAGTTCGCTCAAATATTCTCTCACCTAGGTTCAAATGTGACAATACTTCAGAGAAGTGAAAGACTGCTACCAAGAGATGAACCTGAAATATCAAGCGCTGTTGAAAAATATTTAACCGAGGAGGGTGTAGTAATCCAGACAGGTGTGAAAATATTAGAAGTTAGTGAAAAACAAGGTTTGAAAAGAGTTGAATGCAGCGTTAAAGAAGAAAGGAAAGTTTTCGAAGCTGAGCAGCTGCTCATGGCTACAGGAAGGAGACCGAACACAGAAAGCTTAAAACTCGGTAAAGCTGGTGTTGAAACCGTAAACGGTTTTATCAAGATAAACGAGTATTTACAGACAACTAACCCTAACATATACGCTGCAGGGGATTGCGCTACATCTATAATGCTAGAAACACTTGCAGCTAAAATGGGTTACACAGCTATAAGAAACGCGTTCGAAAACGCTAACCTCACCATAGACTATAAACAGGTGCCAAGCGTTGTTTTCACAAACCCTCAAGTAGCTAGAGTAGGCTACACTGAAAAAGAATACGTGGAGAAAACAGGAAGGTGCGCCTGCCGGGTTATCCCCATTTCAATTCTACCGAAAGCCCATATAATAGGAGATCTGAGAGGCCTTATTAAAATGGTAATAGATCCTCAAACCACTCAAATAGTAGGCGTGCATATAATCTCACCTTTAGCAGCAGAGATGATCCATGAAGCCACTTTAGCTGTTAAAAACAAGCTGACAATAAGCGATTTAACAGATACAGTTCACGTTTTCCCCACGTTCACAGAAGCTGTAAAGCTAGCCGCGCAGTCATTCACAAGAGATGTTAGTAAACTAAGCTGCTGCGTAGAGTAA
- a CDS encoding TIGR04076 family protein has product MFEVVVEEVKGRCPVYKLGDRILIDPPRIVLEETDGLCIHALPVILHYAIAVNEGVDPVKLGLTKKSNSDVYYIQCLDPGPPYTEGGTVIFKCRRL; this is encoded by the coding sequence ATGTTTGAGGTTGTTGTGGAGGAGGTTAAGGGCAGGTGCCCTGTTTACAAGTTGGGGGATCGGATTCTCATCGATCCGCCTAGAATCGTTTTAGAGGAAACGGATGGTTTATGCATTCACGCGCTCCCCGTGATCTTACACTATGCTATAGCGGTGAACGAGGGAGTGGACCCTGTGAAACTGGGGTTAACTAAAAAAAGTAACTCTGACGTATACTATATTCAATGTCTGGACCCCGGCCCCCCTTACACTGAAGGTGGCACTGTTATCTTTAAATGTAGGAGATTGTAG
- a CDS encoding radical SAM protein translates to MKCIICGSNRLPVSFSLEVCRECILKNPEQALNHIIPRHNLLRSRLGESKLDSKVGLTCQGCGNQCKISPGETGVCGLFKNENNKITRLAGSPRKGLLDYYYDPLPTNCVADFVCPAGTGCGYPEYANTPGPEYGFYNLAVFYRGCNYSCLFCQNWHHRPTVSEAKYLSAEELAGKVSEKVSCICFFGGDPSPQLPHSIAVSRLAVDKAEREKRILRVCWETNGGMARPLLKTILKIALKTGGIVKFDLKFYSDSLNIALCGVSNKTTLANFKYAAEMFKQRPQPPLIVASTPLIPGYTSTQEIKKIAELIANVNPNIPYRLLAFTPHFQMTDLPSTSRQHALDCLKTAEETGCQHVQIGNYPHLSTSKYEY, encoded by the coding sequence TTGAAGTGTATTATATGCGGCTCTAATAGACTTCCTGTAAGCTTCAGCTTAGAGGTTTGCCGGGAGTGTATTCTCAAAAACCCTGAGCAAGCTTTAAACCATATTATACCACGTCATAATCTTCTCCGCAGCCGTTTAGGTGAATCTAAGCTTGACAGTAAAGTAGGGTTAACATGCCAGGGATGCGGAAACCAGTGTAAGATATCCCCCGGTGAAACTGGTGTATGCGGCTTATTCAAAAACGAGAATAATAAAATCACTCGGTTAGCGGGCTCCCCTCGTAAAGGCTTATTAGACTACTACTATGATCCTTTACCAACTAACTGTGTAGCTGATTTTGTCTGCCCGGCTGGAACAGGCTGCGGCTACCCGGAGTACGCTAACACACCTGGACCGGAATACGGTTTCTATAATCTAGCCGTCTTTTACCGGGGCTGCAATTATAGTTGCTTGTTTTGCCAGAACTGGCATCACCGTCCCACAGTAAGTGAAGCAAAATATTTATCCGCTGAGGAGCTGGCCGGTAAAGTATCCGAGAAAGTTTCCTGCATATGTTTTTTCGGCGGCGACCCCTCCCCGCAGCTACCCCACAGCATAGCCGTCAGCCGCCTAGCCGTGGATAAAGCTGAAAGAGAGAAGAGAATTCTAAGGGTTTGCTGGGAGACTAACGGTGGAATGGCGCGGCCACTGTTGAAGACAATTCTTAAAATAGCTTTGAAGACAGGTGGAATAGTGAAATTCGATCTAAAATTCTATAGCGACTCTCTTAACATAGCCTTATGCGGGGTCTCAAATAAAACCACCCTGGCTAATTTCAAATACGCGGCTGAAATGTTCAAGCAGCGGCCTCAACCACCCCTAATAGTAGCGAGCACACCCCTCATCCCAGGCTACACTTCAACCCAGGAAATTAAAAAAATAGCTGAATTAATAGCCAACGTTAACCCGAATATCCCCTATAGGCTACTAGCCTTCACCCCTCATTTTCAAATGACTGATCTACCCTCAACAAGCAGACAACACGCCTTAGACTGTTTAAAAACAGCTGAAGAAACAGGATGCCAACACGTTCAAATAGGAAACTACCCTCATCTTTCAACTTCAAAATATGAATACTAA